The Deltaproteobacteria bacterium nucleotide sequence CTCTTTTTCTTTAATCCTGCTTCCTGTTTTTTTAGGTTGCCTGATACGTCTTTAATAAATCTCCTGTAACCTTTTTATTTATTGGCACAGGGCTGCCTCTTGCTTAGAAACCGTACATTGCTAAAATTCCACATTGAGATCTGTAAAAAGTTTCTCCCGAAGTTTGAGTTCTTTGACGGCTTTTTTACCCAGATCGCGAGCAACCATCGTCAATAAAGATTCCAGGAAGACAACAGAAGCAACAATTCCATTGAAATAAAAGGGGCCTTCCGACGAAACAATAAAGGTGTGCTCTTCCTGAGATACAACTGGGGATCCATATGAGTCAGTGAGTGCGATAATCTTTATGCCTCGCTCCCGAATTGCAGCGCATGCGGTGACAGTATCCGTTGTATAGGGATGGAGAGTAATTATAAAAACCAAGTCATTTCTAGAAAGTTCCGCTATGTCCTCAGCCAGGGTATGACCTGCTCGACCGAGCAATGAAACCTCTTTGCGAATCAGTTTTAGAGTGTAAGAAAAGAAGTGAGCTATGGAAAAACTTTGACGGAGGCCGAGAACGCGAACACGCGGGGCCGTGGCTAAAAGATTGATTGCAGTCTCCAGCTTGACCTCATCGACATTTTCAATCATTTCCTGCACATTGACGAGTTCAGCCTCTGAAACCGCATGCAGAAGAGGAATGTTCTTACCGGTGGTTTTTGATTTTTCAGACAACAACTTTTGAGCATGTAAGCTATAAAAACTTTTTTTATTAGCGATATACTCACGGAATATGTCCTGAAAACTGCTAAATCCACTGTAACCTAATTTTTTCGCTAATCGAGTAAGCGTCGAGGCATTGATATTGTAATCTTTAGCA carries:
- a CDS encoding MurR/RpiR family transcriptional regulator; amino-acid sequence: MMADHNKIVPPQTLEDLKSFLWDLRQGKSVLPHLGQKSTKTLAKMVDAPNYAAVTSINKLAKDYNINASTLTRLAKKLGYSGFSSFQDIFREYIANKKSFYSLHAQKLLSEKSKTTGKNIPLLHAVSEAELVNVQEMIENVDEVKLETAINLLATAPRVRVLGLRQSFSIAHFFSYTLKLIRKEVSLLGRAGHTLAEDIAELSRNDLVFIITLHPYTTDTVTACAAIRERGIKIIALTDSYGSPVVSQEEHTFIVSSEGPFYFNGIVASVVFLESLLTMVARDLGKKAVKELKLREKLFTDLNVEF